The Nitrospira sp. genome window below encodes:
- a CDS encoding tetratricopeptide repeat protein produces the protein MRALLLAILLVVDCSTAVAALSGEEPYEALQRGDYRLAAGLFYPLAERGDARAQYNLGLLYASGLGVTQDYQAALKWHRMAAKQGHAGAQNELAQMYDKGQGVPQDPVRAYMWYSIAGESLGGGSKQELAKDREKVASRMTPAQIQKAQEMAQRCLESKFQKCDEK, from the coding sequence ATGCGGGCACTCCTTCTCGCGATCCTGTTGGTTGTCGACTGTTCGACAGCGGTGGCAGCCCTCTCCGGAGAGGAACCATACGAGGCTTTGCAGCGGGGAGACTACAGGCTCGCGGCAGGGCTCTTTTACCCCTTGGCGGAGAGAGGGGATGCACGAGCGCAGTACAATCTCGGACTGCTCTATGCGAGCGGCCTGGGTGTGACGCAGGACTACCAGGCTGCCTTGAAATGGCATCGGATGGCCGCCAAGCAGGGCCACGCCGGAGCGCAAAATGAACTGGCGCAAATGTATGACAAGGGACAAGGCGTTCCACAGGACCCTGTTCGTGCCTATATGTGGTACAGCATCGCGGGGGAATCGTTAGGCGGCGGGTCGAAACAAGAGCTGGCGAAGGATCGCGAAAAGGTGGCCTCACGCATGACTCCGGCCCAGATTCAGAAAGCGCAGGAGATGGCTCAGCGATGCTTAGAGTCGAAGTTCCAGAAATGTGACGAGAAGTAG
- a CDS encoding toll/interleukin-1 receptor domain-containing protein, protein MSKILISYRREDSADVTGRIYDRLIQVFPQSVFRDVDSIPLGVDFRTYLDEQVGKCDVFLAVIGPDWMGPKDSQGKTRLEDPRDFVRIEIESALKRRIPVIPVLVRGASMPSAKNLPDSMQALTMRNSAIVRSGPDFHHDMDQLIEFLKYYQISDLSERDKVKAIGSVFISYAREDQGRAEQLARAIEQEGWQVWWDFKIHPGEDFDEAIAEALKKSSCVLVLWSERAISSKYVKDEAREALEHSKLVPVFIENVRAPLGLRAIQGVNLTDWTGSRDDPYYQLIVKGLERFRPKLA, encoded by the coding sequence ATGAGCAAGATTCTGATTTCCTATCGACGTGAGGATAGCGCCGATGTCACCGGTCGGATCTATGATCGGCTGATCCAGGTGTTTCCACAGTCAGTCTTTCGGGATGTCGATTCGATTCCGTTAGGCGTCGACTTTCGGACCTATCTGGATGAACAGGTGGGCAAGTGTGATGTCTTCCTGGCGGTGATCGGGCCGGATTGGATGGGACCAAAAGACAGCCAGGGCAAGACCAGACTTGAAGACCCGCGCGATTTCGTGCGGATTGAAATCGAGTCGGCGCTGAAACGTCGGATTCCTGTGATTCCCGTTCTGGTAAGAGGAGCCTCGATGCCTTCCGCTAAGAATCTTCCAGACAGTATGCAGGCTTTAACCATGCGGAATTCTGCTATCGTAAGGTCGGGCCCGGACTTTCACCACGATATGGACCAGTTAATTGAATTCCTCAAATATTATCAGATTTCTGATCTCAGCGAGCGAGATAAGGTCAAAGCGATAGGGTCGGTTTTTATTAGTTATGCTAGGGAAGACCAAGGACGTGCCGAACAATTAGCAAGGGCGATCGAGCAAGAAGGTTGGCAAGTCTGGTGGGATTTCAAGATTCACCCTGGCGAGGACTTTGATGAAGCCATAGCAGAGGCGCTGAAGAAATCAAGTTGTGTCTTGGTGTTGTGGTCGGAGCGAGCTATATCGTCCAAATATGTGAAGGATGAGGCGAGAGAGGCCCTAGAGCACAGCAAACTAGTACCTGTCTTTATTGAGAATGTGAGAGCACCTTTAGGTCTAAGGGCGATTCAAGGCGTAAATCTGACAGATTGGACTGGAAGTCGCGACGATCCATACTATCAACTGATTGTAAAAGGCTTGGAGCGTTTTCGGCCCAAGTTGGCATAA